The Oncorhynchus mykiss isolate Arlee chromosome 5, USDA_OmykA_1.1, whole genome shotgun sequence DNA window TAAGAATACTTTAATGCCTTCAGAAAATGCACACCCCTTGAGTTTATCAAAATGTTTGTTACTTCCtgaattttaaaatgtattaaataggaGAGTGaattcactggcctacacacaataccccataatgtccaaGTGGAATTATGATTTTCATTTAAAATGATAAGTTAGTCTTGAGTCAAGtgttcaactcctttgttatggcaagcttaagtTCAAGAGAaaatgtgcaataatagtgtttaacatgattcttCAATGACAACCTTGTCTGTGTACCTCACACATTAGTTTGgttgtgtatgtggacacctcgtcgaacatctcattctgaaatcatgggcattaataaggAGTCGGTCCCGCCCCTTTGCTATAATGGCCTCTAGTCTttgaaggttttccactagatgcgGGGACTTaattccattcagccataagagcattaCTGAGGTCGAGCAGTCcgcgtttcaattcatcccaaaggtgtttgatgggattGAAATCggctctgcaggccagtcaagttcttccacatcgatcttgacaaaccatatctgtatggacctcgctttctgcatgcgggcattgtcatgctgaaacaggaaagggccttcctcaaactgttgccacaatgttggaagcacagaatcgtctagaatgtcattgtatgctgtagcgttaagatttcccttaactggaactaaggggcctagcccgacccatgaaaaccagccccagaccattattcatcctccaccaaactttacagttggcactattcaTTCTGGCAAGGAGCGTTctgctggcatccgccaaacccagatttgtccgtcggactgccagatggtgaagcgtgagtcatcactccagagaatgttattccagagtccaatggcggcaagctttacgcCACTCctgccgacgcttggcattgcgcatggtgatcttcggcttgtgtgcggctgctcagctatggaaacccatttcatgaagctcccgacgaacagctCTTGTGCTGACAATGTGTTGCAACTAAGGACAGAAGATTTTTATGCGCCTCAGCACTTAGtgttcccgttctgtgagcttgtgtggcctacaactTTGTGGCTGAGCTGTTGCTTCTAGATGTGTCCATTTCACAGTAGCAGCACTTACAGTTCACTGGGGCAGCTCAAGCAGGACAGAAActtgaactgacttgttggaaaggtagcatcctatgatggtgccttgttgaaagttactgagctctttagtaaggccattctactgccaatgtttgtctatggagattgcatgaccgtgtgctcgattttatacccctgtcagcaacgtgtgtctgaaatagccgaatccactcatttcaaGGGCTATCCACATActttcatatacagttgaagtcggaagtttacacacttaagttttaatgactccaacctgtctttcaaccaatccacaaaactatagttttcgtaagtcggttaggacatctactttgtgcaagacacaagtactttttccaacaattgtttacagacagattatttcacttataactcactgtatcacaattccagtgggtcagaagtttacatacactaagttgactgtgcctttaggtgcaatcttactggcagcaatatccttgcctgtgaagccctttttgtgcaaagcaattatgacggcacgtgtttccttgcaggaaaccatggttgacagaggaagaaccaTGGTTCcatgcaccaccctccttttgaagcttccagtctgttattcgaacacaatcagcatgacagagtgatctccagtctTGTCCtcttcaacactcacacctgtgttaacgagagaatcactgacatgatgtcagctggtcctggATTCAGTCTGAATCTGGTCCTGGATTCAGTCCATttacatggcaaagagggactttgcaattaattgcaattcatctgatcactcttcataacatctggagtatatgcaaattgccacaaagaccagggaggtattCCAATGCCTCGCAACAAAGGGCACCTATGGCTGCGCCcttgaatttatttaaattgactgatttcttcatacgaactgtaactcagtaaaatctttgaaattgttgcatgttgcgtttatatttttgctcagtgtatttacactttggatggtgtgtcaatacacccagtcactacaaagacaaaagcgtccttcctaactcagttgctgaagaggaaggaaaccgctcagggatttcaccatgaggcaaattacagagtttaatgactgtgataggaaaaaactgaggatgggtcaacaacattgtagttactctacagaatttttttttccaaaacatgcatcctgtttgcaacaaggcactaaagtaatactgcaaaaaatgtggccaAGCAATtccctttttgtcctgaatacaaagtgttatgctttgggcaaaaacaaaacattacaacacacaacactgagtatcactctccatataTTCAAGCgtagtggtggctgtatcatgttatgggtatgcttgttaaggactggggacattttcaggataaaaaataaatgaaatggagctaagtacaggcaaaatcctagaggaaaaccttgttcagtctcctttccaacagacactgggagttggattcacctttcagcaggacagtaacctaaaacacaaggccaaatctaccttggagttgcttaccaagatgacagtgaatgttcctgactggccaagttacagttttgactaaaatctacttgaaaatctatggcaagagctgaaaatggttgtctagcaatgatcaacaaccaattttacAGAGCTTGAcattttaaatcatttttaaaatccaggtgtagaaagctcttagagatttacccagaaagactcacagctgtaaatgcACAGCTGTAGGTgcatctacaaagtattgactcaggggcgtgaatactgaatacttatgtaaatgagacatttctgtatttccttttcaatagatttgcaaacatttctaaaagcatgttttcacgttgtcattatggagtattgtgtgtagatgaaaaAAActatgtatttaatcaattttgaattcaggctgtaacacaacaacatgtggaataagtcaaggggtatgaatactttctgaaggcactgtagatgccTTGGGGCCAATTCAAAGAAGTAACTCCTGAACCATCTGTAGCATGTTGTCACTTGTTAACTGGCACAATCACCATAGTTTTACTCTGCAAGTTTATCTCTTGACCAAGGCTGAAGTCATTTGACCACCCCCAGCCAGCATTCTACTGTAAATTGCTCTTGAACAGATACAAGGCCGATACCTGAGTATCGGCTTGCTTGACCCTGGCTTGGGGGTGGTTAGTAAATATCAGTTATCAACCTAGTCACACATAATGGTTTTGTCCCTAGTCAGAGGTGTTAAGGATTCATGACTGTCTATTCACATTAAGAAACTGATGCAGCTTGCTGTAAGAGCTTCCACCTAATGTTTCCCCAGGAGATCTGGCAGTGTTGCTTACCATTCCAGGGGCTGTGACACTGAATGCCTGCAAATACTCAGTGAGCACACACAAGTCATATGCTCTGAATTTGATACTGTACTTTCCAATTACTCAACATCATACAAAAAAGGAATGTCCACCTAGGTCTCTATCATATATCTTGTATTATGTAACAGACACACTGCTAACCCATTGCCCAATGGGTTACTTGTTGCGCAAATAGGGCTCAAGGAAATGAGACATTAGCAATGCTAGTTTGCTTGGGGCTGAGCTATACTCCCCTACATATTTAtatggacagtgaagctaaaacgttTCATTTGGTTCTATAGTCCAGctttttggatttgagatcaaaatTTTACAGAGaggacagtacagaatgtcaccttttatttgaggataTTTTCATACATTGGCCTATCTGTTTTACCTTTAGAAATAAAAGCACTTCAAATATCTAGTCCCCCCCATTTGAAtttgtcataagtatttggacaaattcacttatagtgtattaatTTTAGTATTtgatcccatattcctagcacgcaatgactgcACCAaccttgtgactctacaaacttatTGGATGCTTTTGCATTGTGTTTTATTTGGAAAATTAGGCCTTTTATaaacgcatttcatgcaattctagtTGCATGAAGGTGAaggagccggatgtggaggtcctgggctggcgtgttacacgtggtctgaggtgaagaagccagatgtggaggtcctgggctggcgtgttacacgtggtctgaggtgaaggagccggatgtggaggtcctgggctggcgtgttaCACGTGGACTGAGGTGAaggagccggatgtggaggtcctgggctggcgtgttaCACGTGGACTGAGGTGAaggagccggatgtggaggtcctgggctggcgtgttacacatggtctgaggTGAaggagccggatgtggaggtcctgggctggcgtgttaCACGTGGACTGAGGTGAaggagccggatgtggaggtcctgggctggcgtgttacacgtggtctgaggtgaaggagccggatgtggaggtcctgggctggcgtgttacacgtggtctgaggtgaaggagccggatgtggaggtcctgggctggcgtgttacacgtggtctgaggtgaaggagccggatgtggaggtcctgggctggcgtgttacacgtggtctgaggtgaaggagccggatgtggaggtcctgggctggcatgttacacgtggtctgaggtgaaggagccggatgtggaggtactGGGCTGgcgtgttacacgtggtctgcggttgtgaggccagttggacatactgccaaaccAGTGTGCAAGGCTTATGTGaagcgataggtaacgatgcttcgtgtgcggcagttgttgatgtgtgcagagtgtctctggttcaagcccaggtagaggagagggacggTAACAAAACTGTTACACCAAATAAATGTAACATTGGTTAAGAAAaacatttaattctctggcaacagctctggtagacattcctgcagtcagcatgccaattgcatgctccctcaaaacttgagacatctgtgtaatgatcatgctgtttaatcagcttcttgatatgccacacctgtcaggtggatggatttgaGAGAAATTTGGAaaaattctgggatcttttatttcagctaataaaacatgggaccaacattttacaagtTGAATTTATATACCTCCACTCCTCTAGTCGAGACCACTTCAAAAATGCAAtgatatgcatgcaatgctttattataaaggtgattTTCCGGTATCTCAGAGCTCTCCAGGTCACCCCCCTATCGTGCTCACTTTATGTTGTTGCCTcccgatttacaaattaagcaccgTTTAGCTTTGTaggtattgtggagctcctgcacctaaatataaacagtaccagcccCCAAAATGAGCAtcggcacctatttcagtccaagtctaGCACTGCTGCCCAAATAAATTTGTAGGAGAGTTTATATCTTACATTATATATTTGGGGTgtcaggttgcctagtggttagagcgttgggctagtcactgaaaggttgcaagatcgaatccctgagctgacaaagtaaagatctgttgttcttcccctgaacaaggcagttaacccactgttcctaggccgtcattgaaaataagaatgtgttcttaactgacttgcctagttaaataaaggtaaaccaaaaacatttgttttatctGGTTTAGTACATTTAGATCAGTGCTCAAATCCTAAGAGAATGTGTCCCCCTAGTGTTTACTTTCTGAAACTACTCCAGCTCACCTAAAAATATTGCACAGAATTAAGGGATAAATGCAAAATACTAATATCGGTATTTATTTGATGTTgatcaaaataaataattatttcttCAGAAAGAGGACTCATGTTGAGGGAAATAAACTTTTCTTCCTTCAGGACTCCTGTTGAGGGAAAATAAGAAATTATTACTAAAGGGCAAATATATTTGAATGATAACATTGCATTGTATCAGCCATAGAGTAAATTTTTTATGTTGGTACTCACAGTGATGTTCCTTCCTGCAGGGTCTGCTAGTTGACACTGATGGCTGCTCTGACAGACaggttgtctgtgtctgtggaaATGGGGATGCAttgtctcttccctccccttctGTGCTCCTTGCTATCAACTCTCTGTGCACGTTGGATTCTTTGTGTAGTGAATATTTATTTAGATTTGATTCACATTTCAAACACGTTGTGAGTACTGGATACTCGGAATGAAAACACTTCTTAGAAAAAGGCCCAAAAGCGACTTTGGGAAATCCTCTTTCTTGAATCTCAGTGACACTGGATTCTGATAGGCTATGGGAGTTGTTCTGGTTGTTCTGTTGTTTTTTACTAATTTCTTTGAGGTCGTTGGTTTTGGATGTAGCTGATGTCTGAGGCTCTTTGGGCTCCACAGGGATATCCTTAACCTTAGAGGCCGCTCGGGGGTGTTGGACTTTGGCTCCAGGGCGACGTCTCTTGTACAGGTCTTTGGCCACACCCTCAGGAACCTCAAATGCCTTCAGAGAGTCCATTATCCGTTTTGGGTAACCCCAGTTTTTGTGAGCCTTCTTTTTCCTCACATTGCCCTCTAAAGCCTCTTTCTGTTCGTCAGTCAAAAATGGCAAGTCACTTGTCATCACCTCTATGTCATACTTGGGCTTTGGGGAAACTCTGCTATGGTCTATCTTTGGTGCCTTGAGAATAAGGGCTTCAATAGACTTTGTCACCACATGAGGCAAACCCCAGAGGTGTTGGATTTTCTTGCGTTTGATGTGGAACTCTAGCTTGTCTCTCATTTCTTTGCTGATGAAAAGAGTCTTAGAGCAATTCAATTCCAACTCTACCTCTGATGATGTCACTTCCTTAGGCTGAGAAGTTTCTCCGGGTGTGATCAGTTCCATGGACTTGCTGAAGATGGTGGGCGCTCCCAATACATTTTCCAAACGCTTCTGTTTCAGGTTCATCTCAAGAAGTTGAATGGATGCCTTTTCCATTAATAAAACATGTTTCACTCTGGGTATAGGGATGTGAATACCTGGTCCGACTAGCTTCTTCACTAACTTGTTAGGACAAGAATTTCCCTGTGGCTTAGACAAGAGATCCATCTTTTCCCGTTTCTGATCATTGAAGGCTACCCGGGATATATCAGTAGAGTTCATTTTTGATAATTTGCCAAAAGATTTTCCCTTCATTTTGATAAGATATTCAAACATGGCAAGGCTTTTTTGAAATGGGGTCTTTGCATTTTCCTGTTCGGGATCTGTAACTTTGTCACACACCATAGTTCGATGTTTTTCCTCTTCAACATTGAAAACAAGCTCAGGAATCTTCTTTGTGGCCTCTTTCCAGATACTGTTCTCAAGACTGTGCATCCCCTGCAATTCTACTGGTAGTGGGTTATTCAACTCTGACCTGCCAGCAGGACctttgttagtagagcatggcTCATCCTTGGAAACCACTTGTGGAGCATGGATCGCTTCACTCATCTCAGATCTTACAGACACAAGAGTGGATAGACTGGATCTTGAGGAGCTGAGGGAGGACCAGGAGTTAAATGAGCTGATATAATCAGATGACCCCATAATGCTCAGAGGCCAAAAGCTGTCCTCAGTCttactgctggtggtggtttTGTTTCTGGAATCTGGAGTGTCCACCCTGATGTCGACGCACCTGCCACCATCATTGTTACACAGGTGCATAGACCTGCACTGTCTGCAGTCAGACGGTAACTCGACATGACATTTGGAGGAAAATGAAGGTTTCCCCTTTGTATCAAGTTCACTTGCCGTGTTGTAGAAAGAGTCAAATTCAGAGTCATATTCAGTAGTAAGGCTACAACCTGAGCTTGAGTCAACATAGGAATCTGGAGACTGCTGCCACTTTGGCTTGCTCTGTCTTCTGCTCCTACAGCTGACCTTGTGCACAGATCTGTTCTCCAGCAGATCATCCAGTTCATTCACATGGTCTAAGCAGCTACTATATAGGGTGTAGCTCTGGGTGGTCAAATCCTTCAGCATGTCCCTTGTGAGAAAAGATACCACTGATatttgtaaaaacattttttgaagAAATGTATGAAATTACTTAagtgttggctagagcacacacacacacacactctctctctctctttattggcatgtttacattgccaaagcaagtgaaatagataagagaaataaacaataaaaaattaacaggaAACATTAAAAGTTTacaaaaagttccaaaagaatatatacagtgttgtaatgatgtgcaaataggttgtatttacaatggtgtttgttcttcactgggtgaccttttcttgtgacaacaggtcacaaatcttgctgctctgattgcacactgtggtatttcacccaatatgtatgggagtttatcaaatttaatttgttttcaaattctttgtgggtctgtgtaatttgagggaaatatatgtctctaatatggtcttacatttggcaggaggtttcaacctcattttgtgggcagtatgaacatagcctgtcttctcttgagagccaggtctgccttcagcTGCCTCTCTCAATAGCTAGACTATGCTCACTGGGtctacatagtcaaagatttccttaattttagGCATTCTAGTTTGcactgttttttttgtaaattctttccaatgtgtcaagtaattatcttttctcatgatttggttgggtctaattgtgttgctgtcctggggctctgtggggtctgtttgtgtttgtgaacagagacccaggaccagcttgcttagggggctcttctccaggttc harbors:
- the LOC118964532 gene encoding uncharacterized protein LOC118964532, which produces MHLCNNDGGRCVDIRVDTPDSRNKTTTSSKTEDSFWPLSIMGSSDYISSFNSWSSLSSSRSSLSTLVSVRSEMSEAIHAPQVVSKDEPCSTNKGPAGRSELNNPLPVELQGMHSLENSIWKEATKKIPELVFNVEEEKHRTMVCDKVTDPEQENAKTPFQKSLAMFEYLIKMKGKSFGKLSKMNSTDISRVAFNDQKREKMDLLSKPQGNSCPNKLVKKLVGPGIHIPIPRVKHVLLMEKASIQLLEMNLKQKRLENVLGAPTIFSKSMELITPGETSQPKEVTSSEVELELNCSKTLFISKEMRDKLEFHIKRKKIQHLWGLPHVVTKSIEALILKAPKIDHSRVSPKPKYDIEVMTSDLPFLTDEQKEALEGNVRKKKAHKNWGYPKRIMDSLKAFEVPEGVAKDLYKRRRPGAKVQHPRAASKVKDIPVEPKEPQTSATSKTNDLKEISKKQQNNQNNSHSLSESSVTEIQERGFPKVAFGPFSKKCFHSEYPVLTTCLKCESNLNKYSLHKESNVHRELIARSTEGEGRDNASPFPQTQTTCLSEQPSVSTSRPCRKEHH